From the genome of Triticum aestivum cultivar Chinese Spring chromosome 3B, IWGSC CS RefSeq v2.1, whole genome shotgun sequence, one region includes:
- the LOC123068418 gene encoding uncharacterized protein, translating to MGLKKPQPAPEPEPEPQVLVPPVFDFPPLAARTRMLVPAYELMFGKLARRSLFDDYFHSGGVDAHIVLKQLGDSHAHLNATMSTNGGEAHFRWQRDLNDPHTFVDLLVSTLKPTMRLSSSVYYPKYGIGAFGTFPLNMANRACSADYGVMGLRYGSENLSIGASFVPFPSPGEVPYDAWLAGRKGNLSAGVQYKPLGGSKHPMPFTDLKNWNFAIGYGLGSTSPLSPSFTFALELIRSSQLVASFYQHHISGKELKYRGEPDIFGTLNYIDLGLELATRVDKDKPTDDVGNSSFQVAASWQLNTDLLVKGKLGPSKSSAALAYKFPPFFTCSVTVENDHLKGTRSYGLGIGVEDFREPRCQTLDQDCKVLKQHGMDVDGKERVLEFDFGPGNYDNLPTGLKPIDKIL from the exons GATGTTGGTCCCGGCATATGAGCTCATGTTCGGGAAGCTCGCGCGACGCAGCCTCTTTGATGACTATTTCCATTCTGGGGGAGTGGACGCGCATATTGTGTTGAAGCAGTTGGGAGATTCTCATGCTCATCTGAATGCCACT ATGTCGACAAATGGGGGGGAAGCTCACTTTCGATGGCAGAG GGATTTGAACGACCCCCATACATTTGTGGACTTACTTGTGTCAACTTTGAAACC TACAATGCGGCTGTCTTCAAGCGTTTACTATCCCAAGTATGGTATTGGCGCCTTTGGGACGTTCCCTTTGAATATGGCAAACAG AGCATGCTCAGCAGATTATGGCGTCATGGGTTTAAGATATGGTTCAGAGAATCTATCAATTGGGGCCTCCTTCGTCCCATTTCCTT CGCCTGGTGAGGTACCCTACGATGCATGGTTGGCTGGGAGAAAAGGGAATTTAAGTGCAGGCGTACAATACAAACCACTAG GTGGAAGCAAGCATCCTATGCCTTTTACAGACTTGAAGAACTGGAATTTTGCAATCGGTTATGGTCTGGGCTCAACTAGCCCACTCAGCCCTTCATTTACTTTTGCACTAGAGCTCATTAGAAGTTCACAG CTGGTTGCATCATTCTATCAGCACCATATTTCTGGAAAG GAACTAAAGTATCGGGGTGAACCTGATATTTTTGGAACTTTAAACTACATTGATCTTGGACTTGAGCTGGCCACAAG GGTGGATAAAGACAAACCAACAGACGATGTTGGCAATTCCTCGTTTCAGGTAGCTGCAAGTTGGCAGCTCAATACTGATTTACTTGTAAAG GGGAAGTTAGGCCCCTCCAAGTCTTCTGCAGCATTGGCATATAAGTTTCCACCCTTCTTTACATGTAGTGTCACAG TTGAAAATGATCATTTGAAAGGTACGAGATCGTATGGATTGGGAATTGGTGTTGAGGATTTCAGAGAGCCCAG ATGCCAAACACTTGATCAAGATTGTAAGGTGTTGAAACAACATGGGATGGACGTCGATGGAAAGGAGCGTGTCCTCGAGTTTGACTTTGGTCCTGGCAACTATGACAATTTACCAACGGGGTTGAAGCCTATCGACAAAATATTGTAA